In Isoptericola jiangsuensis, the following proteins share a genomic window:
- a CDS encoding amidohydrolase family protein: MSGAAARLVVRGALALRPGPDLLGGPDPAPGGDGPGDVVVGPDGRVSATGPGVGAAVAATEELDATGCVVTPGLVNAHHHLLQTAFRTLPGTRGVPMREWLPTMAAAYTAAHVDAGLVGAAARAGLAEALLCGVTTVADHHLTWPAHVGVEDSVDLARAAAGAAEELGARLVLVRGTAGDDPERAALSADAIAGALVDGCPGGVRADGRVQVAVGPAGVHSDREETFRLLGEVAARRGLRRRTQANEQVDVAVALARYGRRPLDLLADWGWLAPDVTVAHLCEVTDDEVARFAASGATATHAPGCDVPMGWGVAPVARLLAAGVRVGLGTSGGGSNDAGHLLADARLAMQVSGLVGRQLAAREVLDAATAGSADGLGRPELGRLAPGTAGDLCVWDVSGVADAGVADPVAGLLWASPGRRPRHVVVAGRVVVRDGRLVAADEREIVAGLSARVAPAAA; the protein is encoded by the coding sequence GTGAGCGGTGCCGCGGCCCGGCTCGTCGTGCGCGGGGCGCTCGCGCTCCGCCCGGGTCCGGACCTCCTCGGGGGCCCGGACCCGGCGCCGGGCGGGGACGGGCCCGGCGACGTCGTCGTCGGGCCCGACGGCCGGGTGTCCGCCACGGGGCCCGGGGTCGGCGCGGCCGTCGCCGCGACCGAGGAGCTCGACGCGACGGGCTGCGTGGTGACCCCGGGCCTCGTCAACGCCCACCACCACCTGCTCCAGACGGCGTTCCGCACCCTGCCGGGCACGCGCGGTGTGCCGATGCGCGAGTGGCTGCCGACCATGGCGGCGGCGTACACCGCCGCGCACGTCGACGCCGGTCTGGTGGGGGCCGCGGCCCGTGCCGGACTCGCCGAGGCGCTGCTGTGCGGCGTGACGACGGTGGCCGACCACCACCTGACCTGGCCCGCGCACGTCGGCGTCGAGGACTCGGTGGACCTGGCGCGCGCGGCGGCCGGTGCCGCCGAGGAGCTGGGTGCCCGCCTCGTGCTGGTGCGCGGCACCGCCGGGGACGACCCGGAGCGCGCCGCCCTCAGCGCGGACGCGATCGCCGGGGCGCTGGTCGACGGGTGCCCCGGTGGGGTGCGCGCCGACGGCCGGGTGCAGGTCGCGGTCGGACCCGCGGGCGTGCACAGCGACCGCGAGGAGACGTTCCGCCTGCTGGGCGAGGTCGCGGCGCGGCGCGGGCTGCGGCGCCGGACCCAGGCGAACGAGCAGGTCGACGTCGCGGTCGCGCTCGCACGGTACGGCCGCCGCCCGCTCGACCTCCTGGCGGACTGGGGCTGGCTCGCCCCGGACGTCACGGTGGCCCACCTGTGCGAGGTCACGGACGACGAGGTCGCGCGGTTCGCCGCGTCGGGCGCGACCGCGACCCACGCGCCCGGCTGCGACGTGCCGATGGGCTGGGGCGTCGCGCCGGTGGCGCGGCTGCTCGCGGCCGGGGTGCGGGTCGGGCTCGGCACCAGCGGCGGCGGGTCCAACGACGCCGGCCACCTGCTGGCCGACGCCCGCCTGGCGATGCAGGTGTCCGGGCTGGTGGGTCGCCAGCTCGCCGCGCGCGAGGTGCTCGACGCCGCGACCGCGGGCTCCGCGGACGGGCTCGGGCGGCCCGAGCTGGGGCGGCTCGCCCCCGGGACGGCGGGCGACCTGTGCGTGTGGGACGTCTCCGGCGTGGCCGACGCCGGCGTCGCGGACCCGGTCGCGGGGCTGCTGTGGGCGTCACCCGGGCGCCGGCCGCGGCACGTCGTCGTCGCGGGCCGGGTGGTGGTGCGCGACGGGCGCCTCGTGGCGGCCGACGAGCGCGAGATCGTGGCGGGGCTCAGCGCGCGGGTCGCGCCAGCCGCTGCTTGA
- a CDS encoding helix-turn-helix domain-containing protein — MAAMSDAPAEETPPSRDRSPGPDPLDRSVERLGRRIRSLRHSEGLTLVQLAAATGLSHSFLSQVERGRARLSMSSLFRVATTLGTTQQMLLADAVGPVSGTSHVVRRTDEASASSGGGSVRALAPPGDHPFDPLEYTGTSQDLGDHWEHEEEEFVYIVEGRVLLDLDGTVDVLEAGDSASYRGGTRHRWASADGGYYRLLTVKQRLARPAR; from the coding sequence ATGGCCGCCATGTCGGACGCCCCCGCCGAGGAGACACCGCCGTCCCGGGACCGCTCCCCCGGCCCCGACCCGCTCGACCGGTCCGTCGAACGCCTGGGTCGGCGTATCCGCAGCCTGCGGCACTCCGAGGGTCTGACCCTCGTCCAGCTCGCCGCGGCGACCGGGCTCTCGCACTCGTTCCTCAGCCAGGTCGAGCGGGGCCGCGCCCGCCTGAGCATGTCGTCGCTGTTCCGCGTGGCCACGACGCTCGGGACCACCCAGCAGATGCTGCTCGCCGACGCCGTCGGGCCGGTCTCCGGGACGTCCCACGTCGTGCGGCGGACCGACGAGGCGTCGGCGTCCTCGGGCGGCGGCAGCGTCCGTGCGCTCGCGCCCCCCGGGGACCACCCGTTCGACCCCCTGGAGTACACGGGGACCTCGCAGGACCTCGGCGACCACTGGGAGCACGAGGAGGAGGAGTTCGTCTACATCGTGGAGGGCCGGGTCCTGCTGGACCTCGACGGCACCGTCGACGTCCTGGAGGCCGGGGACTCCGCCTCCTACCGTGGCGGGACCCGGCACCGCTGGGCGAGCGCCGACGGCGGCTACTACCGCCTGCTCACCGTCAAGCAGCGGCTGGCGCGACCCGCGCGCTGA
- a CDS encoding flavin reductase family protein translates to MTSTSRTESVTDGFRDAMAGLASGVCVVTTSAGGSPAGLTTTAVMSVSLDPPLVAVGVGRTSRTLAALREARAFVLHVLHHDREATAAVFASRSADKFAGLEVRPGRHGIPVLADDARYALECTTWQEVDAGDHVLLLGRVDEVHRAPAHEPHGATARALVHFERTFHRVGGPAAEAVA, encoded by the coding sequence ATGACATCAACATCGCGCACGGAGTCCGTCACCGACGGATTCCGGGACGCGATGGCCGGGCTGGCGAGCGGGGTGTGCGTGGTGACGACGTCGGCGGGAGGCAGCCCCGCCGGGCTGACGACCACCGCGGTGATGAGCGTGAGCCTCGACCCGCCGCTCGTCGCCGTCGGCGTCGGCCGCACCAGCCGCACCCTCGCCGCCCTGCGCGAGGCCCGCGCGTTCGTCCTGCACGTGCTGCACCACGACCGGGAGGCGACCGCCGCCGTGTTCGCCTCCCGCTCCGCCGACAAGTTCGCCGGGCTGGAGGTGCGCCCCGGCCGCCACGGCATCCCCGTGCTGGCCGACGACGCCCGCTACGCGCTCGAGTGCACCACCTGGCAGGAGGTCGACGCCGGCGACCACGTCCTGCTGCTCGGCCGGGTGGACGAGGTCCACCGCGCACCCGCTCACGAGCCCCACGGCGCCACCGCCCGCGCGCTCGTCCACTTCGAACGGACCTTCCACCGCGTCGGCGGACCCGCCGCGGAGGCCGTGGCGTGA
- a CDS encoding FAD-binding oxidoreductase, with protein sequence MNPPTAPWVRPGDAGYEDARRRLSVSAVVPPDRPAAVVRPRDTEGVVAAVHAARAHDLPLTVRSGGHGTAFTALRSGALALDLSGLDHVRVDPAAGTADVGPGATSLAVAEALAGTGWSFPVGHKGDVALGGFLLAGGNGWNQGDWGSACESVLSAEVVLADGSVTRIDAASGDAFAALRGAGPAFPAVVTGYRLRLHREPVLRARTVGFRADTSPALAEVGAWLDALAARVRPEVELTVVLGTGASGTEAVVRATAFGRDAAHADDLLATLDDDVPERATTYVRTTTTIPALLRGDTAPPGLATVAQQAWTRAGYADVLPLLAGPMASAPSSRSTVLVSSASYRRSAPPATEPLHRPLGTLTVAAYAVWEAGDGDGSAAAWPTATTEALAGLVTGHYVGEADLRRTPGRLVRCWAPGGLARLAAVRSRLDPEGRFLPPPGDLLPSAATRFRPPAAHPVGAAAPGPVPEELTA encoded by the coding sequence GTGAACCCACCGACCGCGCCCTGGGTCCGCCCCGGGGACGCCGGGTACGAGGACGCCCGCCGGCGCCTGTCCGTCTCCGCCGTCGTCCCGCCCGACCGGCCCGCCGCCGTGGTCCGTCCGCGGGACACGGAGGGCGTCGTCGCGGCGGTGCACGCCGCCCGCGCCCACGACCTGCCCCTGACCGTCCGCTCCGGCGGGCACGGCACCGCCTTCACGGCCCTGCGCTCCGGCGCGCTCGCGCTCGACCTGTCGGGGCTGGACCACGTCCGGGTGGACCCGGCCGCCGGCACGGCCGACGTCGGGCCGGGGGCCACGTCGCTCGCGGTCGCCGAGGCGCTCGCCGGCACCGGCTGGTCGTTCCCCGTGGGGCACAAGGGGGACGTCGCCCTGGGCGGCTTCCTCCTCGCCGGCGGCAACGGCTGGAACCAGGGGGACTGGGGGAGCGCCTGCGAGTCGGTGCTCTCTGCCGAGGTCGTCCTCGCCGACGGCAGCGTCACCAGGATCGACGCCGCCTCGGGCGACGCGTTCGCCGCCCTGCGGGGCGCCGGACCCGCGTTCCCCGCCGTGGTGACCGGGTACCGGTTGCGCCTCCACCGCGAGCCCGTGCTCCGGGCGCGCACCGTCGGCTTCCGTGCCGACACGTCGCCCGCGCTGGCCGAGGTCGGGGCGTGGCTCGACGCCCTCGCCGCTCGGGTGCGGCCCGAGGTCGAGCTGACCGTCGTGCTGGGCACCGGGGCGTCCGGGACCGAGGCCGTGGTGCGCGCCACGGCGTTCGGGCGGGACGCCGCGCACGCCGACGACCTCCTGGCGACCCTCGACGACGACGTCCCGGAGCGCGCCACCACCTACGTGCGGACCACGACCACGATCCCCGCGCTGCTGCGCGGCGACACCGCCCCGCCCGGCCTCGCGACCGTCGCCCAGCAGGCGTGGACCCGCGCCGGGTACGCCGACGTCCTGCCGCTGCTCGCCGGCCCGATGGCGTCCGCGCCGTCCTCGCGCTCCACCGTGCTGGTCAGCTCGGCCTCCTACCGGCGCTCCGCGCCGCCCGCCACGGAGCCGCTGCACCGACCGCTCGGCACGCTGACCGTCGCCGCGTACGCCGTCTGGGAGGCAGGCGACGGCGACGGGTCCGCCGCGGCGTGGCCGACCGCCACCACCGAGGCGCTCGCCGGTCTGGTCACCGGTCACTACGTGGGCGAGGCGGACCTGCGCCGCACGCCCGGTCGGCTCGTCCGCTGCTGGGCCCCGGGCGGGCTCGCCCGGCTCGCCGCCGTGCGGTCCCGCCTCGACCCCGAGGGCCGGTTCCTGCCGCCCCCCGGGGACCTCCTGCCGTCCGCCGCGACCCGGTTCCGCCCGCCCGCCGCGCACCCCGTCGGCGCCGCCGCGCCCGGTCCCGTCCCCGAGGAGCTCACCGCATGA
- a CDS encoding amidohydrolase family protein: MTRTAPVALTVVDALVLPCADDGPEWFFGWLQVGADGRIVGLGPGEPPADVPAGEVLDADGAIVAPGFVSAHSHLFTSGLRGIAPDSTLYPWVRSMMELFRHTDAEDMYWASLHGATDFLVNGVTSAYNFMQSGVTWLYDPRTARNVLGKVHPDDYTTRQMDGVLDAGLRVVHSIRLDDESGPEDQVLTRFARMVDAARDPSRTAGGQLLGVSVMGAVQWASDPRTAELEVLVMREHGISDQAHFVETAEGLDVQREKFAWYAEAGALGRDLLLGHFVHPTDEMVDAVAEAGSPVVWQPTSNGRLGSGVADVVRYRERGVPVGVGLDDQSCTDISDPWANMRQGLYGQRALHRDAGVMSPRDVLRMHTLGSAEVLGVADRVGSLEVGKHADFVVVDHRSPSTGPVWDVVATYVLACGLRNLRATYVGGRCVARDGRATVVAAARADAELAVRIERAAHADGRRLAVTAEQLVDAAARRAR, translated from the coding sequence ATGACCCGCACCGCACCGGTCGCGCTGACCGTCGTCGACGCCCTCGTCCTGCCCTGCGCCGACGACGGCCCCGAGTGGTTCTTCGGCTGGCTCCAGGTCGGCGCGGACGGCCGGATCGTCGGCCTCGGCCCCGGCGAGCCGCCCGCCGACGTGCCGGCCGGCGAGGTGCTGGACGCCGACGGCGCGATCGTCGCCCCCGGGTTCGTCTCCGCGCACTCCCACCTGTTCACCTCCGGTCTGCGCGGCATCGCCCCCGACTCGACGCTGTACCCGTGGGTGCGCTCGATGATGGAGCTGTTCCGCCACACCGACGCCGAGGACATGTACTGGGCGTCCCTGCACGGCGCGACCGACTTCCTCGTCAACGGCGTCACCAGCGCCTACAACTTCATGCAGTCCGGCGTGACGTGGCTCTACGACCCGCGCACGGCCCGCAACGTGCTCGGCAAGGTCCACCCCGACGACTACACGACCCGCCAGATGGACGGCGTCCTCGACGCCGGGCTGCGTGTCGTCCACTCCATCCGGCTCGACGACGAGTCCGGCCCCGAGGACCAGGTGCTGACCCGGTTCGCGCGGATGGTCGACGCGGCGCGCGACCCGTCCCGCACCGCCGGCGGACAGCTCCTCGGGGTGTCCGTCATGGGGGCCGTGCAGTGGGCGAGCGACCCGCGCACCGCGGAGCTCGAGGTGCTCGTGATGCGCGAGCACGGCATCTCCGACCAGGCGCACTTCGTCGAGACCGCCGAGGGCCTGGACGTCCAGCGCGAGAAGTTCGCCTGGTACGCGGAGGCCGGCGCGCTCGGCCGCGACCTCCTGCTCGGCCACTTCGTCCACCCCACCGACGAGATGGTCGACGCCGTGGCCGAGGCCGGCAGCCCCGTCGTGTGGCAGCCCACCTCCAACGGGCGCCTCGGCTCCGGGGTCGCCGACGTCGTGCGGTACCGCGAGCGAGGCGTCCCCGTGGGTGTCGGCCTCGACGACCAGTCCTGCACCGACATCTCCGACCCGTGGGCCAACATGCGCCAGGGCCTGTACGGCCAGCGCGCCCTGCACCGCGACGCCGGGGTCATGTCGCCCCGCGACGTGCTGCGGATGCACACCCTCGGGTCGGCCGAGGTCCTAGGCGTCGCCGACCGGGTCGGCAGCCTGGAGGTCGGCAAGCACGCCGACTTCGTCGTCGTCGACCACCGCTCGCCCAGCACGGGCCCCGTGTGGGACGTCGTGGCGACCTACGTGCTGGCCTGCGGGCTGCGCAACCTCCGGGCGACCTACGTCGGGGGGCGCTGCGTGGCGCGCGACGGCCGGGCGACCGTCGTCGCCGCCGCCCGGGCCGACGCCGAGCTCGCCGTGCGCATCGAGCGGGCCGCGCACGCCGACGGGCGCCGGCTGGCCGTCACGGCGGAGCAGCTGGTGGACGCCGCCGCGCGCCGGGCGCGCTGA
- a CDS encoding GntR family transcriptional regulator, translating to MTTAEPGALLAESVYRSLVEKIFDGELRPGSPLSVPALAAALDVSRSPVREGVQRLIHEGLAVHVPHAGARVLRLDDDAVRDVLAVREVLDGLAAQEAALRASFADADDLRALVEEQAALLDAPADPRRDARLDLDLHSRVRALSGNAPLVDALRRLDAQAHLHTSGMWDHPDVRAHAVAEHRAIVEAVAAGDAERARAAASAHVAAVGVRMRRWRRTGPSD from the coding sequence ATGACCACCGCCGAGCCCGGCGCCCTGCTCGCCGAGTCCGTGTACCGCTCGCTCGTCGAGAAGATCTTCGACGGCGAGCTCCGGCCCGGCTCCCCCCTGAGCGTCCCGGCGCTCGCCGCCGCCCTGGACGTGAGCCGCAGCCCCGTCCGCGAGGGCGTCCAGCGCCTCATCCACGAGGGGCTGGCCGTGCACGTCCCGCACGCCGGCGCCCGCGTGCTGCGGCTCGACGACGACGCCGTGCGGGACGTGCTCGCGGTGCGCGAGGTGCTGGACGGGCTGGCCGCGCAGGAGGCGGCGCTGCGCGCGTCGTTCGCCGACGCCGACGACCTGCGCGCCCTCGTGGAGGAGCAGGCCGCGCTGCTCGACGCCCCGGCCGACCCGCGCCGGGACGCCCGGCTCGACCTCGACCTGCACAGCCGGGTGCGCGCCCTGTCCGGCAACGCGCCGCTGGTGGACGCGCTGCGCCGCCTGGACGCCCAGGCGCACCTGCACACGTCGGGGATGTGGGACCACCCGGACGTGCGGGCGCACGCCGTGGCGGAGCACCGCGCGATCGTGGAGGCCGTGGCGGCGGGCGACGCGGAGCGGGCGCGGGCGGCGGCGAGCGCCCACGTCGCCGCCGTCGGCGTGCGGATGCGGCGCTGGCGGCGCACCGGACCCTCCGACTGA
- a CDS encoding isopenicillin N synthase family dioxygenase: protein MTDTYALAELQKESRMGGVGTENADRAIPRIDLTDFEARRAEITEELWTAATEIGFFQLVNHGIPQDQVDRVFAEAARFFSLPDETKGRFPLLPGTNAGWEKLSQTRPSVGTPDQKESYQVTRPRMDGLWPDDAELAGFQDFVLAFEAQCWDLAMRVLSCFAEKLGFDRDFFARAHDPASPEYQSTLRLIHYLPVPEDQKGRPGVWRAGAHTDFDCLTLLFQRDGQGGLQVCPGRDADAQEWTPVTPSDDAITCNIGDMLMRWSDDRLLSNFHRVKLPGQGDYTGSRFSIPFFAQANRDVVIDPPLGTYPPITADDYLQERVSANYRKG from the coding sequence ATGACCGACACCTACGCTCTCGCCGAGCTGCAGAAGGAGTCGCGGATGGGAGGCGTCGGCACCGAGAACGCCGACCGCGCCATCCCCCGCATCGACCTGACCGACTTCGAGGCGCGCCGCGCCGAGATCACCGAGGAGCTGTGGACCGCGGCGACGGAGATCGGGTTCTTCCAGCTCGTCAACCACGGCATCCCCCAGGACCAGGTCGACCGCGTGTTCGCCGAGGCGGCACGGTTCTTCTCCCTGCCGGACGAGACCAAGGGCCGGTTCCCGCTGCTGCCCGGCACCAACGCGGGCTGGGAGAAGCTCTCCCAGACCCGTCCGTCGGTGGGCACGCCGGACCAGAAGGAGTCGTACCAGGTCACCCGCCCCCGCATGGATGGCCTGTGGCCGGACGACGCCGAGCTGGCCGGGTTCCAGGACTTCGTCCTCGCCTTCGAGGCGCAGTGCTGGGACCTCGCGATGCGGGTGCTGTCCTGCTTCGCGGAGAAGCTCGGGTTCGACCGCGACTTCTTCGCCCGCGCCCACGACCCCGCGTCGCCGGAGTACCAGTCCACGCTGCGCCTCATCCACTACCTGCCGGTGCCGGAGGACCAGAAGGGCCGGCCCGGGGTGTGGCGCGCCGGCGCGCACACCGACTTCGACTGCCTGACGCTGCTGTTCCAGCGCGACGGTCAGGGCGGGCTCCAGGTCTGCCCGGGCCGCGACGCCGACGCCCAGGAGTGGACCCCGGTCACGCCGTCCGACGACGCGATCACGTGCAACATCGGCGACATGCTCATGCGCTGGAGCGACGACCGGCTGCTGTCGAACTTCCACCGGGTCAAGCTCCCCGGCCAGGGCGACTACACGGGCTCGCGCTTCTCCATCCCGTTCTTCGCGCAGGCGAACCGGGACGTCGTCATCGACCCGCCGCTCGGCACGTACCCGCCGATCACCGCGGACGACTACCTGCAGGAGCGGGTCAGCGCGAACTACCGCAAGGGCTGA